The following proteins are co-located in the Manihot esculenta cultivar AM560-2 chromosome 9, M.esculenta_v8, whole genome shotgun sequence genome:
- the LOC110622380 gene encoding L-type lectin-domain containing receptor kinase V.9, with translation MNCKILMLYFFLELAFADKNIQSGFLFNGYFKLNGSAELNHPNMSSAVISQDAGRSQAFQVFYNNSFKFKNSTTGSVFSFSTTFVFAIVSTDPEFRGHGLAFVISPSKGILDASPNLYLGLYNGTSNGNSSNLVAVELDTDQDFQFNDTDNNHLGIDIEGLMSNQSNTAGYYTDRRFQKLDLVSGKPMQVWVEYESSKQQLNVTIHPINIPKPKHPLLSLTRDLSPYISEFMYVGFSSSSGPNASHYIMGWSFMINGQPQEINVSSLPHIPGVRREDEDDSGDRYRKQQKMLAFVLSLTGGFFLLFLIFGVLMMLRRRRFIQVLEDWELLYGPHRFSYKDLFVATKGFRNKQLLGKGGFGRVYRGVLPFSKVQIAVKRISHDSSQGMREFIAEIATIGRLRHPNLVRLLGYCRRKNELFLVYDYMPNGSLDKFLYRLPNCILNWKQRFKIIKDVASALFYLHQQWVQVVIHRDIKPANVLIDNDMNGRLGDFGLARLFDHGNDPQTSIVVGTPGYIDPEIVHSGKSNTSTDLYAFGVFMLEVTCGRRPVDPRTSPEKVLLIDWVTNCWDRGAILESIDCRLVNDYVCHEAEMVLKLGLLCSHPVAAARPSMSIVVQILDGAAQLPENIIGIIKTRDSGDAARLGGLGSKIPSAITSIASLSFTESFVSDGR, from the coding sequence ATGAATTGTAAGATTCTCATGCTTTACTTCTTCCTGGAGCTTGCATTTGCAGACAAGAACATTCAATCTGGATTCTTGTTCAATGGTTACTTCAAATTGAATGGAAGTGCAGAGTTAAATCATCCCAACATGTCCTCTGCAGTAATATCTCAAGATGCTGGGCGAAGCCAAGCATTCCAAGTCTTCTATAACAACTCTTTCaaattcaaaaactcaacaacTGGTTCTGTCTTCTCCTTCTCCACCACCTTCGTCTTTGCAATAGTATCCACGGACCCTGAATTCCGCGGCCATGGACTTGCCTTCGTTATCTCGCCATCAAAGGGTATTCTTGATGCCTCACCAAATCTATATCTTGGTCTTTACAATGGAACTAGCAATGGAAACAGCTCAAATCTTGTTGCTGTGGAACTTGACACAGACCAAGATTTTCAGTTCAATGACACAGACAATAATCATCTGGGGATTGATATTGAAGGGTTGATGTCTAACCAATCAAATACTGCTGGGTACTATACGGATCGTCGTTTCCAAAAGCTAGATCTTGTAAGTGGAAAACCAATGCAAGTTTGGGTTGAATATGAGAGCTCGAAGCAACAACTCAATGTCACAATCCATCCAATAAACATTCCTAAACCTAAACATCCACTTTTATCCTTGACAAGAGATCTTTCTCCTTATATCTCTGAGTTCATGTATGTTGGCTTCTCATCCTCTAGTGGGCCTAACGCTTCTCACTACATAATGGGTTGGAGTTTCATGATCAATGGCCAACCTCAGGAGATTAACGTCTCTAGCCTTCCTCATATACCTGGCGTTAGAAGAGAAGATGAAGACGATTCAGGCGACAGATATAGAAAACAGCAGAAGATGTTGGCATTTGTATTGTCTCTGACAGGAGGTTTTTTCCTTCTGTTCTTGATTTTTGGAGTACTTATGATGTTAAGGAGGAGAAGATTCATTCAGGTGCTTGAAGATTGGGAGTTGCTATATGGACCTCATAGGTTCTCTTACAAAGACCTATTCGTTGCTACGAAAGGATTCAGAAATAAACAACTTCTCGGAAAGGGAGGCTTTGGCAGGGTGTACAGAGGAGTTCTACCATTCTCAAAAGTCCAAATTGCAGTGAAGAGAATTTCTCATGATTCCAGCCAAGGAATGAGAGAATTCATCGCCGAAATTGCAACTATTGGCCGTCTCAGGCATCCAAACTTGGTTAGACTTCTGGGGTATTGCAGGCGGAAGAATGAGCTTTTCTTAGTTTATGACTATATGCCTAATGGAAGTCTTGACAAGTTCCTTTATAGATTACCCAATTGCATACTCAACTGGAAACAAagattcaaaatcatcaaagatgTGGCATCTGCACTTTTCTATCTGCACCAACAATGGGTACAAGTTGTAATCCACAGAGACATCAAGCCAGCAAATGTCCTCATCGACAATGACATGAACGGCAGGCTAGGAGATTTTGGGCTTGCCAGGCTATTTGATCATGGAAACGATCCTCAAACCTCTATTGTGGTTGGTACTCCAGGCTATATTGACCCAGAGATTGTGCATAGTGGAAAATCAAACACATCTACCGATCTATATGCATTTGGAGTCTTTATGCTTGAGGTTACTTGTGGTAGAAGACCTGTGGACCCTCGAACTTCGCCGGAGAAAGTATTGTTGATCGATTGGGTAACAAACTGTTGGGATAGAGGAGCTATTTTGGAATCAATTGATTGTAGATTAGTTAATGATTATGTCTGTCATGAAGCTGAAATGGTGTTGAAGCTTGGCTTGCTATGTTCACACCCTGTTGCTGCAGCTAGGCCAAGCATGTCTATTGTAGTACAAATTTTAGATGGAGCTGCTCAGTTGCCGGAAAATATAATTGGTATAATCAAAACTAGAGATTCCGGTGATGCCGCCCGTCTAGGTGGTTTAGGCAGTAAAATCCCTTCTGCGATAACTTCTATTGCTTCATTGTCATTTACAGAATCATTTGTTTCTGATGGCCGTTAA